One genomic region from Anopheles bellator chromosome 2, idAnoBellAS_SP24_06.2, whole genome shotgun sequence encodes:
- the LOC131209441 gene encoding insulin-like growth factor-binding protein complex acid labile subunit: MQPTRFLFVAALIWFAPARGDECVSTKRDRHRTIMEEFRHSPNWEGVLTEDTLNLQINETEVDLSRQGFKEVHWHLSSIVNEGYEIYELDLSFNNLEQLNELTFLKFYSLETLNLSNNRIESINNLTFGSLIRLAELDLSFNLIHTLEKQAFDRLYGLESLSLRENCLVTLAPHQFYFNDHLSSLLLDHNQLSFLPRVLFDTITMVDELYELDLSNNNFRRMPYIDAKEISLLKIENNHIETLTVNKSFNVRVLQMQNNNIYDADLFAFNRAEHIDLSHNNLDNIVGLHEMTQLEYLDLSSNNVSRFDYNLKYSIRNIPGLVTLRLQNCSLTDHNIEGLLASESILYLDLSQNNFVRLNVSHLSRLRTLQYLSLNFNYLRELVNYERMGHEFPYLERVSLSFNRWNCSYYDRLNAHLNRTHIRSTSDPRDCYINGTHVTDSYVTDVFEPPYTMVQVKRDMAVLRNLGRHTLYFLLAMFTSMRSQWNVSMGNQQTYRRQMGSLEHDVDRLFGMVVFLVAVFAVALFVGVAWGCQRLVRRWQHDRSVKVVTYQKRANEFSNGVTVNDVIRDNVSVA; the protein is encoded by the exons ATGCAGCCGACAAG GTTCCTATTCGTTGCGGCTCTTATCTGGTTCGCCCCAGCACGCGGTGATGAATGCGTTAGCACGAAACGGGACAGACACCGGACGATCATGGAAGAGTTTCGTCACTCACCGAACTGGGAGGGCGTGCTGACGGAGGACACGCTCAATCTGCAGATCAACGAAACCGAGGTGGACCTGTCCCGGCAGGGCTTCAAGGAGGTCCACTGGCACCTGAGCAGCATCGTGAACGAGGGTTACGAAATCTACGAGCTCGACCTATCCTTCAACAACCTGGAGCAGCTGAACGAGCTAACGTTTCTTAAGTTCTACTCCCTGGAGACGCTCAATCTGTCCAACAACCGCATCGAGTCGATCAACAACCTCACGTTCGGCTCGTTGATCCGCCTGGCCGAGCTCGATCTGTCGTTCAATCTGATCCACACGCTCGAAAAGCAAGCGTTCGACCGACTGTACGGGCTCGAGTCGCTGAGCCTGCGCGAGAACTGTCTGGTCACGCTGGCCCCGCACCAGTTCTACTTCAACGATCACCTctcgtcgctgctgctcgacCACAACCAGCTGTCGTTCTTGCCGCGCGTCCTCTTCGACACGATCACGATGGTGGACGAGCTGTACGAGCTGGACCTCTCGAACAACAACTTCCGCCGGATGCCGTACATCGACGCGAAGGAGATCTCGCTGCTGAAGATCGAAAACAATCACATCGAAACGCTCACGGTCAACAAATCGTTCAACGTGCGCGTGCTGCAGATGCAGAACAACAACATCTACGATGCGGACCTATTCGCGTTCAACCGGGCCGAGCACATCGACCTGTCGCACAACAACCTGGACAACATCGTGGGCCTGCACGAGATGACGCAGCTCGAGTATCTGGACCTGTCGTCGAACAACGTGTCCCGGTTCGATTACAACCTAAAGTACTCGATCCGCAACATTCCCGGGCTGGTGACGCTCCGGCTGCAGAACTGCAGCCTCACCGACCACAACATCGAGGGCCTGCTGGCGTCCGAGTCGATCCTCTACCTGGACCTGTCGCAGAACAACTTCGTGCGCCTGAATGTGAGCCATCTTTCGCGGCTCCGAACCCTGCAGTACCTCAGCCTGAACTTTAACTATCTGCGCGAGCTGGTGAACTACGAGCGGATGGGGCACGAGTTCCCGTATCTGGAGCGCGTGTCGCTGTCCTTTAACCGCTGGAACTGCTCGTACTACGATCGGCTCAATGCGCACCTGAACCGCACGCATATCCGCTCGACGAGTGATCCTCGCGATTGCTACATCAACGGAACACACGTGACCGATTCGTACGTGACGGATGTTTTTGAGCCCCCGTACACGATGGTGCAGGTGAAACGGGACATGGCGGTGCTGCGCAACCTGGGCCGCCACACGCTGTACTTCCTGCTGGCCATGTTCACCAGCATGAGGTCACAGTGGAACGTGTCCATGGGCAACCAGCAGACGTACCGCCGCCAGATGGGCTCCCTGGAGCACGACGTGGATCGCCTGTTCGGCATGGTTGTGTTCCTGGTGGCCGTGTTTGCCGTGGCCCTGTTCGTGGGGGTCGCGTGGGGCTGCCAGCGGTTGgtccgccggtggcagcacgATCGCTCGGTCAAGGTGGTGACGTACCAGAAGCGGGCCAACGAGTTCAGCAACGGTGTCACCGTGAACGATGTGATACGGGATAATGTGTCGGTTGCCTAG
- the LOC131209189 gene encoding serine protease gd-like, producing the protein MQPAVLGVGELVPFRWCLVCVVLLLGPVANGPAKGQYLSSPCPKIFSYRFDPNTSEPFGYVELHNLRIGQLVKLNVDLSIGVPVPKSNVGSITLVKSRPQTFLDIFNNRPAQYRVNFPFTNIYPSVLAISVNGQAICTGQKVKGPIVTTINLEHTLFTQVQQLNSNGNTVAGNANGIPYQPAVHQIVSQRSGQQTNDTPTAIVFQPPETAVTTQRSLLFPRVLAPQPQPQQTVYRPPPAATTRSASSDISCGTVAPLGSRLSINGIRSSKGQFPWAAPIFNTAGVSKPQYICGSSLITATHVLTAAHCMYFPVGTERQADQLSVVPGMYNIDNFFDSSNQERDVAKIFIHDDYFFEDAELTDSDISVLALTHPVVYDDLVRPICLWSESDNLEQIIGAKGFISSWGVTESGGDATYPSYVTATVIDKRDCSRQLGRLVPPSSRTFCGAGYGAVPCNGDSGSGLALKRGSRYYLRGIVSTGQLDINTQLCDSKKYVIYTDVAPFRYWLSRIVKK; encoded by the exons ATGCAGCCCGCCGTGTTAGGAGTTGGCGAGTTGGtgccgttccggtggtgccTGGTCTGTGTGGTGCTTCTGCTTGGACCGGTTGCGAACGGGCCCGCCAAAGGCCAGTATCTGAGTTCGCCGTGTCcgaaaatattttcctaccGGTTCGACCCCAACACGAGCGAACCATTCGGATACGTCGAGCTGCACAACTTGCGCATCGGTCAGCTAGTCAAGCTGAACGTGGATCTCTCGATCGGCGTACCGGTTCCGAAG AGCAACGTGGGATCCATAACGCTAGTTAAATCGAGACCGCAAACGTTTCTCGACATTTTCAACAACCGCCCGGCGCAGTATCGTGTGAATTTCCCGTTCACCAACATCTACCCGTCCGTGCTGGCGATCAGCGTTAACGGGCAGGCGATCTGCACCGGGCAAAAGGTAAAGGGACCGATCGTGACGACCATCAATCTGGAGCACACACTGTTCACGCAGGTGCAGCAACTGAACTCGAACGGCAACACGGTGGCCGGCAACGCGAACGGTATTCCGTACCAGCCGGCGGTCCATCAGATCGTCAGCCAGCGCTCGGGCCAGCAGACCAACGATACGCCGACGGCGATCGTTTTCCAACCGCCCGAAACCGCGGTTACCACTCAGCGGTCGCTACTGTTCCCGAGAGTCCTGGCACCACAGCCGCAGCCTCAGCAAACAGTGTATCGAcctccaccggcggccacgacAAGGAGCGCATCCTCCGATAT TTCCTGCGGAACCGTGGCGCCGCTGGGCAGCCGACTGTCGATCAACGGCATCCGTTCGTCGAAAGGACAGTTCCCGTGGGCGGCACCGATTTTCAACACGGCCGGCGTCTCGAAACCCCAATACATCTGCGGCAGTAGCCTGATTACCGCGACGCACGTGCTGACGGCGGCCCACTGTATGTACTTCCCGGTCGGCACGGAACGCCAGGCGGACCAGCTGTCGGTCGTGCCCGGGATGTACAACATTGACAACTTCTtcgacagcagcaaccaggAGCGCGACGTGGCGAAGATATTCATTCACGACGACTACTTCTTCGAGGACGCCGAACTGACGGACTCGGACATTTCGGTGCTGGCGCTCACCCATCCGGTCGTCTACGACGATCTGGTGCGGCCGATCTGTCTGTGGAGTGAAAGTGATAACCTGGAGCAGATTATCGGCGCCAAGGGCTTCATTTCGAGCTGGGGCGTTACGGAGTCGGGTGGCGATGCGACGTATCCGAGCTACGTGACGGCCACCGTCATCGACAAGCGGGACTGCTCGCGCCAGCTAGGCCGGCTCGTACCGCCGTCGTCACGTACGTTCTGCGGTGCCGGATATGGTGCCGTGCCCTGCAACGGTGACTCCGGGAGTGGGTTGGCCCTCAAGCGGGGATCACGGTACTACCTCCGGGGGATCGTGTCGACGGGCCAGCTCGACATCAACACGCAGCTGTGTGACTCGAAGAAGTACGTCATCTACACGGATGTCGCTCCGTTCCGGTACTGGCTGTCGCGGATTGTAAAAAAGTAG
- the LOC131212137 gene encoding serine protease gd-like: MSLPRKKVSLLSQASGFLLPTTILLLLVGPIGHSTVSGQYLNSPCPEVFSYRLDPNSNQAFGYVELHGLRIGTTVKLIIDLSYNVEVGKQNLGSITLVKSNEQTFRDIYNNQPAQYRVSFPFQNIVPRVLSITVNGQTICTGQAATGRMVTTVKLEHTLYTKVNGNGNDFNQILPYQPTYQPPAQQRPTQTTPAPFVYQPPMPEYSPQRPFGQRPFAQRPPVQEQPRPQQTSRPPQPVTVPPQPPTTNAEITCGSVAPLGTRLSINGVRSSKGQFPWAVPIFNVAGVSKPQYICGSSLIGPTHILTAAHCMYFPDGTLRQADQLAVVPGMFNIDNFSDDENQEREVTTIHVHEEYLHEDILVTDSDIAVLVLRQAVTYNDLVRPICLWSGSDNLEQIIGSKGFVSGWGITDTGDAKYPSYVTASVIEKRQCSLQLGRLFSSTSRTFCADGHGAVPCNGDSGSGLALKRGTRYYLRGIVSTGQHDPVTLLCDTQKYVVYTDVAPFRFWLSRIMKS, encoded by the exons ATGTCCTTACCGCGAAAAAAAGTGTCCCTCTTGAGTCAAGCCAGTGGGTTCCTGCTACCGACCACGATTCTGTTACTTCTAGTCGGTCCGATCGGCCACAGTACGGTTAGTGGGCAGTACCTTAACTCACCTTGCCCGGAAGTCTTCAGCTACCGCCTGGATCCGAACAGCAACCAAGCGTTCGGGTACGTCGAGCTACACGGGCTACGCATCGGAACCACGGTTAAGCTGATCATCGATCTGTCCTACAACGTGGAAGTGGGAAAG CAAAACTTGGGCTCGATCACCCTCGTCAAGTCGAACGAGCAAACGTTTCGCGACATCTACAACAATCAGCCGGCGCAGTATCGTGTGAGCTTCCCGTTCCAAAACATCGTTCCGCGGGTGCTATCGATCACCGTGAACGGCCAAACGATATGCACCGGACAGGCGGCGACCGGGCGCATGGTGACCACGGTCAAACTGGAGCACACACTCTACACCAAGGTGAATGGCAACGGCAATGACTTCAACCAGATACTGCCGTACCAGCCGACGTACCAGCCGCCAGCACAACAGCGTCCGACCCAGACCACTCCGGCGCCGTTTGTGTACCAGCCGCCGATGCCAGAGTACAGCCCTCAACGGCCCTTCGGTCAACGGCCGTTCGCTCAACGGCCACCAGTGCAAGAGCAGCCCAGACCACAGCAGACTAGCAGACCACCGCAGCCAGTGACGGTTCCACCACAGCCGCCGACAACTAACGCGGAGAT AACCTGTGGATCGGTTGCTCCACTAGGCACCCGGCTATCGATCAACGGCGTGCGCTCGTCGAAAGGACAGTTCCCGTGGGCGGTGCCAATTTTCAACGTCGCCGGTGTCTCGAAACCCCAGTACATCTGCGGCAGCAGCCTGATTGGGCCGACGCACATACTGACGGCGGCCCACTGCATGTACTTCCCGGACGGGACGCTCCGGCAGGCGGACcagctggcggtggtgcccgGGATGTTCAACATCGACAACTTCTCCGACGATGAGAACCAGGAACGGGAAGTGACCACGATCCACGTGCACGAAGAGTACCTGCACGAAGACATCCTCGTGACCGACTCCGACATTgccgtgctggtgctgcgcCAGGCGGTCACCTACAACGATCTGGTGCGACCGATTTGCCTGTGGTCCGGGAGCGACAACCTGGAGCAGATCATCGGCTCCAAGGGGTTCGTGTCGGGCTGGGGCATTACGGACACGGGCGATGCAAAGTACCCGAGCTACGTGACGGCCTCGGTCATCGAGAAGCGCCAGTGCTCTCTCCAGCTGGGGCGTCTCTTTTCGTCTACCTCGCGGACGTTCTGCGCCGACGGCCACGGGGCCGTCCCGTGCAACGGAGATTCGGGCAGCGGGTTGGCGTTGAAGCGGGGCACGAGGTACTATCTGCGCGGTATCGTGTCCACCGGCCAGCACGATCCCGTCACGCTGCTGTGTGACACGCAGAAGTACGTAGTCTACACCGATGtcgctccgttccggttcTGGTTGTCTCGTATCATGAAATCGTAG
- the LOC131212138 gene encoding serine protease gd-like: MVSHRVRSVALLLVVLGSAECGSVGSAALPASPCPAIFRYAADSIKQQIYGVVDTRQQPVDKTGTLELHLSIAGELLSKYVGSIEAIEDNAQITEQFRKGRGVSYRINFPVQEPLPKLTKLVFNGRELCTGPGDRGSFVSSVTLRHFLRSDTCKDKCEPSKLLPPNAAPLVPPISQRPETTAAPIAPGPGSVATAKADGLTETGSTVPTIQHEYQRTIERKEETTNPHGNGSSVKYIREEITYRKQVITPDGTGSLQPDELKLPSFVSGAGFQ, translated from the exons ATGGTGAGCCACCGTGTCCGATCGGTAGCGCTACTGTTGGTAGTGCTCGGTAGTGCGGAGTGTGGTTCGGTCGGTAGTGCTGCCCTGCCAGCGTCACCGTGCCCGGCCATCTTCAGGTACGCCGCGGATAGTATCAAGCAACAGATCTATGGTGTCGTGGACACGCGACAACAGCCGGTGGATAAGACCGGCACCCTTGAGTTGCATCTCTCGATCGCCGGGGAATTGCTGTCG AAGTACGTCGGATCCATCGAGGCCATCGAAGACAACGCCCAGATTACGGAGCAGTTCCGTAAGGGACGCGGAGTGTCGTATCGGATCAACTTCCCGGTCCAGGAGCCGCTCCCGAAGCTCACGAAGCTGGTATTTAACGGGCGCGAACTGtgcaccggccccggcgaCCGTGGATCCTTCGTCAGCTCGGTAACGCTACGGCACTTCCTGCGGTCCGATACGTGCAAGGATAAGTGCGAACCGAGCAAGCTACTGCCACCGAACGCAGCCCCGCTGGTGCCACCGATCTCGCAGCGACCGGAAACAACGGCCGCTCCGATCGCCCCCGGACCCGGCTCGGTAGCGACGGCGAAGGCAGACGGGCTAACGGAGACGGGCAGCACTGTCCCGACTATCCAGCACGAGTACCAGCGAACGATCGAGCGTAAGGAGGAGACGACCAACCCGCACGGGAACGGCTCGTCGGTGAAGTACATCCGCGAGGAGATCACCTACCGCAAACAGGTCATCACAccggacggaaccggaagcctgCAACCGGACGAACTGAAGCTGCCTTCCTTCGTCAGTGGCGCGGGCTTCCAGTAG